The Deltaproteobacteria bacterium genome includes the window TGGTCATAAGAACATCAAAGTGGACCTTGACCAGAATAGGAGACGACAGGGCATTGAGATGGAAGAATTTAACCGCTTCGGAAATCACATTTTCGACCCGCCACCTTCTGGCATAATCTCCCACCAGGCGCTCCACCGGGGAACTGAAATCATTGGAGATGAGGAAGGCCGGCTCTTCCCGGCCATTTCCCCTGATGATAACCTGTCGAAGGGTTCCTTCGTAATCCCCCAGGGTAATCTCCGATTGATGAACCAAAGGGTTGGGGTATTTCCGTTTGTCGTGGGGGATATGGATCTTGTCCCAGGGTTTGAGCTTATCCAGATTCTCAATCAGTTTTTTCCCCCTTCGTCTAAGGGTAATAAACTTAACTCCTTGCTCATTCAACTGCGAAAGATGTTGGTAGGTCGTGAATTTGGAATCAAAGATCAAGGTGGAAGAAACGCCTCTTCTCATCTTTTTCCAGAAGGCCAGAAAGTCCAGAACCTGATCGCTGGCCTCCTCCCATTGAATATCGGCCGCCGTGTACAGGATCAGCTTGGAGGAGGCATCTTGGGCCACCAAAGTCAAGGCCCCCTTCATCCTTTTCCCTCTGGCCCCCGCCCAATGTTCCTGAAGAACCGATTCTTCCCCATAATGGGGGATGGTATGGAAGTCGAGGTTAATGATGTTGCCATCGTACAGGCCCAGGGCAACGGCCTTTTTCACAAACCCTTTCTGAAGGTTCAGCAAATGGACCGCGTCCAGGGAATAAGAATAGGTCGACATGGCCGTACATTTGGGCAGGACATTAAGCCCAGCCAACAGACCCAGGCCGGGATCGAAGGCATGATCACCGATATGAGCGTATCGTTCAGTACCCAAGAGCTTCAGCGCCAGGAAGGACAAAAAGTAGCTTGTGGCCGGAATGATTTTGGTTCCCGGCAATCCTGCGGCCCGAATCAATTCCGGCAGATTAAATTTTTCGATAAAGGGGGCAAAAAGGAAGACCCCAGCCGAGGCACATTCATAACTGGACCCATCCAAGTTTCTGATGGAAATACCCTCCGATTTAAGGGGTACAGCCGCTCCTTTAACGGTCAGGCCGATCTTAAGGCGAGTCCGCCGGGGAAGCTTAGGAAACCCTTCTTCAGCCAAGACGCGCTCCACGGTTCGGACCGAGATCTCTGTCCCTTCCTCGGAAAGCAATTGAGAGATCTCTCCGGCGGAAAGATGACCCTGCCTCCAGGTACGGATCTTTTGACGGATTTCATTGGTAACGCGATAACGGGCCGCCGTTCCTTCCGGAACGGGTTCGGAGAAGTCTATCAGGCCGGTCATAAACTGGTGACGAAGGAGATGAATATATCCTGGGGTGTACCCGAATCGTTCCCCGACTATAGCGGCGGGAAGGCGATCGACAAAGGAAGCTCGTAAGGCTTCATAGCGCCGTTGCCAGTCATGGACAGGGTTGGTGAAGAAGGCCGCATCCCGCATGGCGATCTTATATAATATGACGATTAAAATGTCAAGTACTATTTTATTAAAATAGATCCCCCGGCTTGAATTTATTTTCATACGCTGGCCACAATTGATAATTTTACTTGTCATTACTGAATTATTGGCCTTAATAATAACGTTTTAAAAATGAATATTGCTGGGTGTATGAGATTTAATCTATTATATTCCAACTTATAATCGTCACCTTATATAAGATTGACTGGCAGCGAAAAACCGATGCCAATGTTAACATATTTAAATCATTTAACTTTTTAAAGATGCGCGCCATAAAATCTGGCTATAAAAGAAAAAACGGGCGTCTGCGAAAATCGCTGTTTAAGGAAAAATGAAAAAAATTTAAGGGCAAAGAAAAAAAGCTTGCATTTAAATAAAATTGCTATATATTAAACTTAACAAATATGGATTTAATATGAAGTTAAAAATATTAAAAGGTGGCAACGATGAAGATCAGCAACGAGAAAAAAATGGAAACCCGGCTCAAGATAATCAAGATCGCCGTGGAAATCATCACTGAAAAGGGCCTTAAGGATACCACGATGCGGGCCATCGCCAAGGGGGCTGACATCGGGGAAGCGACGATCTATAACTATTTTCCGACCAAGGAATCGATTCTCTTTGCCTATTATGAGCAACAGCTTCAGACTTGTGCGATGCGGCTTAAATCCATCCGGGGCTTTAATAAATTCACCCTCCAGGAGCAACTGCAAACCTTCCTGGAAACAAACCTGGAGCTTTTTTTGCCGGACCGGGAGTTTGTCCAGGAGAGCTTTAAGACGATTTTCTTTTCCTTAATCCAACAGGTTAAACAACTGCAGGCCATTCGGGCCATTTTTTTCGATACCGTCAACGCCCTGTTCGAGGCCGCCGTGGAAAAGGGAGAAATACCGGAGCAGGTCTTTCAGGAAATACTGGTACAATTTGTTTGGGATTATTATATCGGCGTCATTCTCTATTGGTTAAACGACAAATCCGACCAGTTCAATGATACCAGCCTGTTGATCGACAAAAGTCTCAGTCTGGCCACCAGCTTTCTTAAGGCCGGCATCGTGAATAAAATCTTTGATATCGCCCAGTTTTTATTCAAACAACATGTTTTGACCCGATTTGATTTTTTCCGTCAGCAGGTCGACACCCTGCATAAAATGAAACGCGCCTTTATGGATGAAACCGATGAAAAACGAAATACCCCAGGGGAAATGGCGAAGAAGCCTCGCCGGAAGTAAAACCGCGGTCCAGGTGGGCGGCAAATTATTAAAGTACGTCGCCCAAAAACCGTTTTTATCCGCAACCGGCAGGGAAGAGGCCAGGGCCGATCTGGAACGCGAAAGCGCCAGGATTGTATTTCAAGGTTTGAGCGTACTGAAAGGCACGGCCATAAAGATCGCCCAACTGTTGAGTCTGGAACTGGACATTTTCCCTGCCGCGGTGCGGAAAGAACTGGAAAAATCTTATAACCAGGTGCCGGCCATGAATCAGGCCCTGGTACGGAAAGCCATCCAAAATGCCTTTGGCCAAGCGCCGGAAAAGGTTTTTCATACCTTCGAACCCCAGGCCTTTGCTGCGGCCAGCCTGGGACAGGTCCACCGGGCCACGGACCGCCACGGCACCCCATTGGCGGTCAAGGTGCAATATCCCGGCATTCGGAGCACCATCACCAGCGATATTCAATTGATCAGAAACCTGACCCGGCCCCTGGCCGAGTACGACCTGATCGGTCCGGCCTTACAGGAAATTGAAGGACGGCTTCTGGAAGAGGTCGACTACCAACAGGAAGCCCGCCATATCCTTTTTTTCCGCAGGCACCTAAAAATGGACCACTTGCAAATTCCGGAGGTCAGAAAAGATAAAACCTCCGCCAACGTCTTGAGCACAACCTTTATATCCGGAAGGCCGCTCCATATATGGCTGAGGTCAAACCCCGGCCGGGAGGCCCGGGATACCGTGGCCCAGCGGTTGTACGACTTGTTTATAACGAGCCTGTATAACCTTAATTGTTTCCATGCCGATCCCAATCCGGGCAATTTTATCATCAACCGGGATTTGACCGTCGGGCTGGTCGATTTCGGCTGTGTCAAACGGCTCAGCCCGGATTTTGTTCATCATTATCGGCAACTTCCCGGGGCAATCCTAAAACAGGACCAGGAAGCCCATTTCCATTTGTTTCGGAAACTGAGACTGATTCGCCCCGGTATCGAACCGGAGGTCCAGGAACAGTTGTTTCAGGTTATGCAGCGCTTTGGAGAATGGTTTGGCCGGTTGTACCGGGAAGAGGTTTTTGATTTCAAAGCCAACGGAAACTTTATCCGCGAGGGCCGGGCACTTTCCAACGAAATGTTTAAATTGCGCCGCCATATAGAGATGAACCCGGATTTTCTTTTCCTGGATCGGACCCGATACGGTCTTTTCCGTTTGTTCGAACAAATGGGCGCCCGGGTACGGATCCGGAATGCCTATGAATTAAATTAGGACGCAGATTTTCGCCGATACCCGCAGATCACTATTCTTTCTATTCAAAATCTTGGTAACCTGCGTCGATCTGCGGAAAAAAGTTCAAAGATGAAAGCTCAAAGCTCAAAGTGAACCTCCCGGACAGGGCTCAAGGTTTTTACCCTTGCAACTTGAGACTTGCTTCTTGCAACTTAATTATCGGACTAAGGAGGAAAAAATGAAACGTCAGCCCAATTATCCCTTGCTCTTAGGAGCGTGGTTGAGCCTCCTGGCTGCTTTTCTGCACATTGCCATTATCATCGGCGGCGCCGAATGGTATCGTTTTTTCGGGGCCGGCGAACGATTATCCGCCATGGCCGCCGCTGGCTCGCCTGTGCCGGCGATATTGGCCGTTGGCATGACCCTTATCCTCTTTCTCTGGGCCGGTTATGCCTTTTCCGGGGCCGGGGTCATATCCCCCTTTCCCCTCCTCAAACCGGCCCTGGTCATCATTTCGGGCATCTACCTGGCCCGCGGCCTGGTCCTGGTCCCGGCCGCCCTTTTTCGGCCGGAATCCCTGAACGGGGTCAAGATCTGGACTTCGCTGGTTTGCCTTGGAATGGGCCTGTCTTATGCGATCGGTACCTGGCAGGCAAAAAGAATTATAGACAACGAACCGGAGAGACGGGTGGATCCCCGAATCTTGTCCAGGGCTAAATTTTGCAAGGACACCTGTCCCATCTGCCGCTACGGCCGTAAAAAAGGCAAAGGGGTTGCCTTCCAACTGGTCAGGCTGGAACGCCGATTCTGCCCCTTTTGCCGTGCCTATGAGCAGGTATACCGCAAGCCTGCCTATCGATAAAGCTTGATCTTTTGAAAAAAATCATCGGATCGGAGGAAAAAATATGGATATCACCCCTCATTGGCCGGCCATACGAAGGACTTTCGGGGACGCCTTGAGCACCTCCCTGCATTCCGCCATCGCCACCATTAATGATGACGGCACACCTCATCTGACCCCTATCGGGTCTTTGATATTGCGGGAGGCGCCCAGCGGTTTTTTCTTTGACGAGTTTTCTTATACCCTGTCCAGAAATGTAAAACATAACCCGCGGGTTTGTGTGCTGGCCGTCAACAGCAGCCGATTATTCTGGTACCGATCCCTCTGGCAGGGCCGGTTCGGCAAGGCGCCGGCTGTCCGCCTCCTCGGTACCGTCGGTGACCGGCGCCAGGCTACCGCAATCGAAATGGAATTATTTCATCGAAAGCTGAAACCCTTCCGTCGGCTTAAAGGCTACCAGATGCTGTGGCAGAACATGAAAACCGTACGGGATCTCTCTTTTGACGGATTCGAACCGGTTCACTGCGGGGCCATGACCCAGGGGCTTTGGTAGCAGATGGAGGTCTTCCACTCGGGCCGGACACAGGGAAAAGGGTAAATTGCCAAACCTTTAAAAATTGTATAAAATAAAACCACACTGGTTTTTATATCGATGCGTTTCTTTAACCGTCATTCCGGCATGCTTTTAGCCGGAATCCAGGGACTTTGATTTTCTCATTTTCCTAAAAAACCTGGATTCCCGATAAAGACAATCGGGAATGACAAAAAAAACATGCTGTAGTGATAATAAAGATTAAAATGGGAGCATCATGAGAAAAGGAGATGTAAAAAAGACCACCGCCTGGATTGAAAGTTGGAAGGAAATCGGCCCCAGATTGGAACATCTTCGCCGCCAGGAATTGAGAAAGATTTCCACGGCCCGATCCCTGCAAAATTTATCCGGAGCCTTTGAGTCCTGCCGCCTTCATTTTAAACCTAAGCTCCACCTCCGGATTGGTGGAGCAACAGGCCTGGTTTAAAAAAATGCGCTCATGATCGAATTATTTCAGATCGCCCTTACTCTTGCTTGATCTTACAGAAACCGATGCAATGTCCGTAGGCCTGAAGCCGCTCTTGAAGGGTGCCCGTGTGCAATTCAAACAGGTGGTTGTCGTAATCATAGAAATATAGCGATCGCCCTTCCCCTTGGACCCGCGGCCGCCCCTCCCGGAACTCAACGCCGGCCTCTTCCAGACGTCTTTTATATTCCTCAAATTCACTTTCCGGGATTTTGAAAGCAATATGGTTGTAGCTCCGCTCGGAAAGGGGGCGGCCTTCCATGATGGCCAGCCATACCCCCGCACAAAAGAAAAATTTTTCCTTAGACAAAGAAAACGTTTGTTCCCCACTGGAGTAGACCTCTTCAGCGCCCAATACCGACTTGAACAGGTTTGCCGTCCGTTCAAGGTCTTGAACGATGAGGGTAATATGGCTGATTCCTTCAATAGGCATCGCCGACCGCCAGAGGCCTTTATCCGCCGGCAAAGGTGGGTCTATCCGGCCTGGGTTTCATGAGGGACATCCATTTCTCCGGATTTGTTAAGGGCTCGAAGCCCAATTTTTTGTAAACCCCATGGGCATCCAGTGTGCCGAGAAGCCATTGATAGACGTCTTTCAGTTCCGGATGGGAAAGGGCAAACCTGACCATCTTCTGGCCTATCCCTTGGCGGCGGTAGTTTTCATGGACCACCACATCCATGAGATAAGCAAACCGCACCTTATCGGACACCACCCTCAGGAAACCAATCTGCTGACCGGTTTCCATATAGGCCCCGACGACCAGTGCGGAATTTTTTATCCCTTTCAAGATCTCATTTTTGGTTATTCCGGGACTCCAAAATACTTTGGATAGCATGTGTTCTATATCATCTATACAAAAGTTGTCTCTATCAGCCCTTATTTCAACCGCCATCCTTTTCTCCTAAAATATCTCATTGAATATCCTCCATCCAATTTGTGGATTCATTTTCGGGCGATCTTTTCCGATGAAGACCTGAGTAAACCGGAAGCCAGAAAGGCCATAGCAGCGAGGAAGGCAGCGGGGACGCACACAGCCCACAGTCCCAGGCCGACCGAGTGAT containing:
- a CDS encoding TetR family transcriptional regulator; translated protein: MKISNEKKMETRLKIIKIAVEIITEKGLKDTTMRAIAKGADIGEATIYNYFPTKESILFAYYEQQLQTCAMRLKSIRGFNKFTLQEQLQTFLETNLELFLPDREFVQESFKTIFFSLIQQVKQLQAIRAIFFDTVNALFEAAVEKGEIPEQVFQEILVQFVWDYYIGVILYWLNDKSDQFNDTSLLIDKSLSLATSFLKAGIVNKIFDIAQFLFKQHVLTRFDFFRQQVDTLHKMKRAFMDETDEKRNTPGEMAKKPRRK
- the fosX gene encoding FosX/FosE/FosI family fosfomycin resistance thiol transferase, producing MPIEGISHITLIVQDLERTANLFKSVLGAEEVYSSGEQTFSLSKEKFFFCAGVWLAIMEGRPLSERSYNHIAFKIPESEFEEYKRRLEEAGVEFREGRPRVQGEGRSLYFYDYDNHLFELHTGTLQERLQAYGHCIGFCKIKQE
- a CDS encoding transposase, with amino-acid sequence MRDAAFFTNPVHDWQRRYEALRASFVDRLPAAIVGERFGYTPGYIHLLRHQFMTGLIDFSEPVPEGTAARYRVTNEIRQKIRTWRQGHLSAGEISQLLSEEGTEISVRTVERVLAEEGFPKLPRRTRLKIGLTVKGAAVPLKSEGISIRNLDGSSYECASAGVFLFAPFIEKFNLPELIRAAGLPGTKIIPATSYFLSFLALKLLGTERYAHIGDHAFDPGLGLLAGLNVLPKCTAMSTYSYSLDAVHLLNLQKGFVKKAVALGLYDGNIINLDFHTIPHYGEESVLQEHWAGARGKRMKGALTLVAQDASSKLILYTAADIQWEEASDQVLDFLAFWKKMRRGVSSTLIFDSKFTTYQHLSQLNEQGVKFITLRRRGKKLIENLDKLKPWDKIHIPHDKRKYPNPLVHQSEITLGDYEGTLRQVIIRGNGREEPAFLISNDFSSPVERLVGDYARRWRVENVISEAVKFFHLNALSSPILVKVHFDVLMTMMADTLYSMLAQKLRGFEQCDAPTIYRHFVKGKGTVRIKGEEILVTYPRQAHNPILRNVPWPRLPQTLSWLDGAKLNLEFK
- a CDS encoding GNAT family N-acetyltransferase; protein product: MAVEIRADRDNFCIDDIEHMLSKVFWSPGITKNEILKGIKNSALVVGAYMETGQQIGFLRVVSDKVRFAYLMDVVVHENYRRQGIGQKMVRFALSHPELKDVYQWLLGTLDAHGVYKKLGFEPLTNPEKWMSLMKPRPDRPTFAGG
- a CDS encoding AarF/ABC1/UbiB kinase family protein, which translates into the protein MKNEIPQGKWRRSLAGSKTAVQVGGKLLKYVAQKPFLSATGREEARADLERESARIVFQGLSVLKGTAIKIAQLLSLELDIFPAAVRKELEKSYNQVPAMNQALVRKAIQNAFGQAPEKVFHTFEPQAFAAASLGQVHRATDRHGTPLAVKVQYPGIRSTITSDIQLIRNLTRPLAEYDLIGPALQEIEGRLLEEVDYQQEARHILFFRRHLKMDHLQIPEVRKDKTSANVLSTTFISGRPLHIWLRSNPGREARDTVAQRLYDLFITSLYNLNCFHADPNPGNFIINRDLTVGLVDFGCVKRLSPDFVHHYRQLPGAILKQDQEAHFHLFRKLRLIRPGIEPEVQEQLFQVMQRFGEWFGRLYREEVFDFKANGNFIREGRALSNEMFKLRRHIEMNPDFLFLDRTRYGLFRLFEQMGARVRIRNAYELN
- a CDS encoding pyridoxamine 5'-phosphate oxidase family protein, translating into MDITPHWPAIRRTFGDALSTSLHSAIATINDDGTPHLTPIGSLILREAPSGFFFDEFSYTLSRNVKHNPRVCVLAVNSSRLFWYRSLWQGRFGKAPAVRLLGTVGDRRQATAIEMELFHRKLKPFRRLKGYQMLWQNMKTVRDLSFDGFEPVHCGAMTQGLW